acacacaggcaaaggtgggtgaagtgtcttgcccaaggacacaacgacagtatgcactccaagcgggattcgaaccggctaccttccggctgccagccgaacacttagcccattgtgccatctgtcgtcccaaatatgGTGATCTACGGttgtatttccttcgttccatagatgctgctgcacccgctgagtttctccagcacttttgtctcccttcgaaagtccaatcaaggatagtccgagggtcaccaaagaggttcaAACCCAAACCCCAAAAAACTTGTGGTTGCAAAATAGATTCCAGTTAGCAAACAATGAGTGAATACCACTCTCAGAAAGAATGAAGGCTTCAGTCATACTGGTCACATCAGAGACCCACTTCCTTCAGTGCCTGTTGATGAGTTGATGAGCATTCACTGCTGTGTCCCCATGATCCATGCACTTCCCTAACGCCAGGTATCCTGGAAGACAGcacatcatcccaccacaaccagagagcccaGTGCTGAACTACCGTCTACTGCTTtggtgatcctcagactatccttgagtggactttgctggctttaccttgcactaaacgttattcccttattgtttatctatacactgtaaatggctcgattgtaatcattgcaTTGTCTTTCTCGAcccgaatggtctcgacccgaaacgtcacccgttccttctccccagagatgcactggacaagctagatgcaggaaaaatgttgggcgagtccagaaccaggggccacacagtcttggaataaaggggaggtcatttaagactgaggtgagaaaaaaactttttctcccagagagttgtgaatttatggatttccctgccacagagggcagtggaggccaagtcactggatggatttaagggagagttagatagagctctaggggctagtggagtcaaggtatatggggagaaggcaggcacgggttattgataggggacgatcagccatgatctcaatgaatggcggtgctggctcgaagggccgaatggcctcctcctgcacctattttctatgtttctatgtttctatgctgcctggcccgctgagttactccagctttttgtgtcgattttCAGGTTTAGCAAGGAAATTGGAAAATTTAATGCCTTACAATTCAGATTGACAATAATCAATAAATTAGAATAGAATTAGCTAAGATCGTAGATTTTAATCGGGGTTTTGTTCCTCCCAATAACTTTGCATCAACAGTTGGCATACGAACTTTCTTAAGAAATATAACTAGAAGAACATAAAATAAGTATTACGATTAAATGTTCTAACGAGCCAAGCTCGCGGTCATTTTCCAGAGTTTACATTCAATGTGAGTACTTCTCTCAGCTGGACTGTGTTATCTTGATCACAGTGGACGagtcccgaaacgccacccattccttttctccagagatgctgcctgacccgctgagttactccagctttttgtgtctattttcggtgccgatcataagatcataagtaataggagcagaattaggccattcggcccatcaagtctactccgccattcaatcatggctgatcatctctccctcctaaatccagtctcctgccttctccccataacctcagacacctgtactaatcaagaatctatcctaaTCTATCTTGGTgtaatgcagcatctgcagttccttcctacacattggttgtaatactttttagtttagtttagtttaaagatactgagcggaaacaggcccttcggcccaccgagtccgcgctgaccagcaatccccgcactcttacactatcctacacacactagggacaatttgataccaagccaattgacctacaaacctgtacgtctttggagtgtgggaggaaactgggggaagccatgctggtcacagggagaacgtgcaaactccatatagacagtgcCCGTgggcagaatcgaacctgggtctctggcacggtgaggcgacaactctaccgctacaccactgtgctgcccaggtgAAGGCAAATCGGCCCATCGTGCCTACCTATCTCAACCCCATCTGTGACTCCAAGTCCTGCAGCTCACAGATCGGAGTAAGTATTCTGGTGTATATTTTATTTGAAATGTATCGAGTGTTTCCTCCATCGCCCCTTCAAGCGGTGAGTTCCAGACACCCATCCACCCGGTGAACATATGTTTTCCTTCTCTTCCCTCTAACCTACcgaataagattgttaagggcttggacacgctagaggcaggaaacatgttcccgatgttgggggagtccagaaccaggggccacacacagtttaagaataaggggtaagccatttagaacggagacgaggaaacacttttcctcacagagagtggtgagtctgtggaattctctgcctcagagggcggtggaggcaggttctctggatgctttcaagagagagctagatagggctcttaaaaatagcggagtcaggggatatggggagaaggcaggaatggggtactgattggggctgatcagccatgatcacattgaatggcggtgctggctcgaagggccgaatggcctactcctgcacctattgtctattgcttactTCAAGCTTTAAACTTGTGCCTGCTCTGAATTGAACCTCGACCCAGCGAAGCAGGCTCTTGTTTGTTCTATCGAGGCTCCTTGTACCTTTATGGACTTAGATTTAAGATTCCCCTCAGCATCCCCTGTTCAAAACTTAACATCCCCGCTCCAAGCCGGTATGGTCTGCGGTCGAAGAGGGGACCATCGTGAaaggaggggggaagaacaatgaataaTGGAGGACCTTGCCTGGGGAGACGGccatgaggtggggggggggggggagcaacaatggaggagatggtggaggtactttgtaacttttgtCAGCGTCCTTTATgtagcgactatttgcataccttgcaaagaatttcactgtgccttatcacctatgacaataaagtaatccATATCCATTCATATCTCTCCTCACAACTTTGTTCTGATCATCATGGTTACTCATTTGCCGCTTCTCACCGCAGCGGTTTGAATTTTACATCTTCAAAACGATGTatcaaaatatattattttaaatcATTCGAATATTTAGCGGAATTATGTTTCAGGCTGTTTCAGCTTCAGGTGGAACCTCGAAAAGCACGGCCTTGCATGGCAATGATTTGCGTGACAGAATTGGCCGGAGACACTAATTTCTCTCTCGTTTGTGCCCTTGTTCTCCCGGTGAGTGTCTCTTTTATCGTGGAGCGTGTCGACTCAAAGCCGCACGTTTGCGAAAGGGTCCCGACTCCTGGCTCCATGTCGCCCGCAATCCGTAGCACTCAGCGCTCGCTCCCCTTCGATAGCCCATTGGGGCGGACTGAGCACGAGATGCCCAGATCTTCATTTGAAGATGCCTTGGTCTTCATTTGAAGATGCCTTAATCTTCATCTGAAGATGCCCTGATCTTCAGCTCGCCTCCGCTGTGCTTGGACAGTAGTCACGATGAACTGGTTCATCCGCCATAACAAGAGAAAAAGACTTACTTCACCCTTGTGCTCTTCATCCGAGTTATATCTTGAATGGAAACTCCTGGATGTACTTCTGGAGACTGGGCACCAGAGGAAGTTTGGCCACGCCATCCCTCCCAAAGTGGCGGATGATGTTCCTCCTGCACAGTTGCTGCAGTTTGGGCATGGGGTCTCTCCGCAGCGGCGAGGTGAAGACGATGGCGTCGCCCCCGTCGAACACGAAGGGCTGCCCGCGGCTGCAGTCCACGCAGTGTTCCAGCAGCTTCACCATGCAGTCAAAGTGGGCGTTGTCGAACCAGAAGAGCTCCCTCTTGAACTGCACCCGCATGCTGACGGGCCCTCTGCGGGCGCGGACGCTGAGGCTGAACAGGTGGTTGGACTGGGTGCTGTCCCGGACCAGGAAGGTGCCCACAGGCTGGGCTTCCAGCAGGGCGTGGGCCTTGTCCACGGGCAGCGGCCCCCAGTAGAAGCCGCTCTCCTCCAGCACACGCAGGCTccgctccaccaccacccactcCTCGtcgtggaagatgcggaagcaggTGGGGGGCTCCGGTGGGGGGCTCTGGTGGCGGGGCGGGCCAGACCGTCGCACGCTTGCCGGGGCAACCAGGTGAGACCTCCCTCCGACCATCTCACAGACACCACCAGCTCCACAGAGGTCCCATCCTcaacctctgtctctgtctcggtAAACGtcctgtgtgtgggtgggaggcaaAGAGGACAGTGTTACcaaagtgttaccaaacttctgaattcattggtcagggtggaaccctCACCAAGCCAGACGTAAACCTCAccgtacaaaatgttaaatggtcagcttgacagaacatagaaacatagaaaattggtgcaggagtaggccattcggcccttcgagcctgcaccgccattcgatatgatcatggctgatcatccaactcagtatcccatccctgccttctctccataccccctgatccctttagccacaagggccacatctaactccctcttaaatatagccaatgaactgtggcctcaactaccttctgtggcagagatatccacagattcaccactctctgtgtgaaaaatgattttctcatctcggtcctaaaagacttccctcttatcgacagatggcacaatgggctaagtgttcggctggcaatcggaaggtagccggttcgaatcccgcttggagtgcatactgtcgttgtgtccttgggcaagacacttcacccatctttgcctgtgtgtgtgaatgtaattatgtgaagcactttggggtcaatgcaagttgactaaaaatgtgctatataaataaagaaatttaatttaatttatccttaaactgtgacccctagttctggacttccccaacatcgggaacaatcttttaaCTCATGTAATCTACGCTCATGTAAAAGACcacgggtttgaagaagggtcccgacccgaaacgtcacccatcctattcctccagagatgctgcctgacccgctgtgttactccagcactttgtgtctattgatgACGAATCTAATCCCACCTTTCACTTTGGAGGCAAATATTGGGcacggtggcggagcggtagtttttgtcgatcttcagtgtaaaccaacaactgcagttccttcctacacagcatggAGCATGACATTGTTAAATACATATTTTTAAACTCCCAAGTTTTGACTGGTCCACAGAGATAGCGTTATCCGAGAGgcatttaaaatgtgtttttaatcTTATCGTATTTTCGGACTGCGCTGCCAGTATACTCCCGCCCTGACGTCTCAGATACCGAGCGGTCAAAGCCACGGAAATACAAATTGCAATATTGCACGTCGACATCCAGAACGGCTTCTGAAAACCCTCAGAGTGCAGCTCGCAACAAAACCGCCCTGCGCCTTCCACGTTTCCTGCTGTCCACGCTACGCAAACCATCGCTTCAGGCCACACGCTTCCACAATTTCCAGAGCATTTGTCTCGGCTCtgagtccttcttcagactcaaactaATTGTTAGAGGAGACTCATTTTGCTTCTTTttcttcagtttagagatacagcgcggaaacaggcccttcggcccatcgagaccgcaccgaccagcgatcctcactaacactatcccacacacactaggtacaatttacacctacaccaagccaataaacctacacacctgtacgtctttggagtgtgggacaaacCGAAGATCCccgacacagtcacggggagaacgtacaaactcagtacagacagcacccgcaacaCCGCTAGATTCCCTTTACATTAGTGTTTGGAGATACGCCTCGAAAAACACAATTGAAgacccacatagaaacatagaaacatagacaatagacaataggtgcaggagtagggcatttggcccttcgacacagcaccgccattcaatgtgatcatggctgatcaaccccaatcagtaccccgttcctgccttctccccatatcccctgagtccgctatctttaagagccctatctagctctctcttgaaagcatccagaaaacctgcttccaccgccctctgtgaggcagagaattccacagactcaccactctctttgtgagaaaaagtgtttcctcgtctccattctaaatggcttaccccttattcttaaactgtgtgtggcccctggttctggactcccccaacatcggggaacatgtttcctgcctctagcgtgtccaagctcttaacaatcttatatgtttcaatgagatctcctctcatccttctaaactccggagtgtacaagcccagctgctccattctctcagcatatgacagtcccgccatcccgggaattaaccttgtaaacctacgctgctctccctcaatagcaagaatgtcgggatcgaaccgtggtctccgggttctgcaagcgctgtaatgcccctgtcccacttaggaaacctgaacggaaacctctggagagtctgaagaagtgtttcagcccgaaacgttgcctatttccttcgctccatagatgctgccgcacccgctgagtttctacagcatttttgtctaccttcgattttccagcatctgcagttccttcctaactaaACAGTTCTGCCTCGGGGAGCTTAAAGAGCAGGTTTTGAATTCTACATCTGCCTCTGACACCACACCCGTCAGCATTTCTTCAGATTTCTTCATATTAAGTACATTGTTTTATTGCCCATCAATATTAGATGCTGTTGCTGCAGTTCAGAGTCTCATGGTCATGTTTGTTTACAGACCATATCTCTTGTGTAGTCTCCAATTGTGGGACAGGTGCTGGTGATCTGTGGACAGTGCTGTTTGTTGAATTCAATTACCGCTAACTACTTTAGTTCACGGAGACTGATTTTTGTCTGTATTAATGGCTTTTACACTGCAAacttaaaaaggacacaaagtgctggagtaacctggtgttggtcagcatggtggcgcagtggtagagtcactgccttacagcaccagagacccgggttcgtacctgactacaggtgctgtctgtacagagtaatgacccctgtcccacttaggggacctgaacggaaacctctggagactttgcgccccacccaaggtttccgtgcggttcccggaggtttttgtcagtctccctacctgcttccactacctgcaacctccggcaaccacctgcaacctccgggaaccgcacggaaaccttgggtgaggcgcaaagtctccagaggttcccgttcaggtttcctaagtgggacaggggcataaggcagcgactctcccgctgctccaccatgccgccctacttCACGTTTATCAACACTGTCTCAGATCCCGgtgctctctctctcacccctggtTTAAGTCTCACCTCAGAAAGCTGAACACCTAAAATCAACACAACATTTCATTGCATCATTCACTGCGCTGGTAGGAGATGTTTGCGTTGAGATATTTAAACTGACCTCACCTCTCTGGTGAATGGAAGCTCTGTTACACCTCT
This DNA window, taken from Amblyraja radiata isolate CabotCenter1 chromosome 38, sAmbRad1.1.pri, whole genome shotgun sequence, encodes the following:
- the LOC116966928 gene encoding suppressor of cytokine signaling 1-like, whose translation is MVGGRSHLVAPASVRRSGPPRHQSPPPEPPTCFRIFHDEEWVVVERSLRVLEESGFYWGPLPVDKAHALLEAQPVGTFLVRDSTQSNHLFSLSVRARRGPVSMRVQFKRELFWFDNAHFDCMVKLLEHCVDCSRGQPFVFDGGDAIVFTSPLRRDPMPKLQQLCRRNIIRHFGRDGVAKLPLVPSLQKYIQEFPFKI